A single Streptomyces mirabilis DNA region contains:
- a CDS encoding DUF6325 family protein, with protein sequence MGPIDYIVVEFPGNRMTGEGLPLLVDLVDRGLIRILDLMFVRKEEDGSVVGLEIADLTGDGALDLAVFEGASSGLLGEDDIEEAASALEPGNSAGILVYENLWAAPFATALRRGGAQMVASGRIPVPAVLAALDATE encoded by the coding sequence ATGGGCCCTATCGATTACATAGTCGTCGAGTTTCCCGGCAACCGCATGACCGGCGAAGGCCTTCCCCTGCTGGTCGACCTGGTGGACCGCGGCCTCATCCGCATCCTCGATCTGATGTTTGTCAGAAAGGAGGAGGACGGATCCGTGGTCGGCCTGGAAATCGCCGACCTCACCGGCGACGGAGCCCTCGACCTCGCCGTCTTCGAGGGCGCCTCCTCCGGCCTGCTGGGCGAGGACGACATCGAGGAGGCGGCCAGTGCCTTGGAGCCCGGCAACTCCGCCGGAATCCTGGTCTACGAGAACCTGTGGGCCGCCCCCTTCGCCACCGCCCTGCGCCGCGGTGGTGCGCAGATGGTGGCCTCCGGGCGCATCCCGGTACCGGCCGTTCTGGCGGCGCTGGACGCGACGGAGTAG
- a CDS encoding cytochrome ubiquinol oxidase subunit I has translation MAFTLASHILLVPFGVALPAITLLMHYRGLRKGDAVALLLARRWSAVMAVQFAIGIVTGTVLSFEFGLLWPGMMGRWGDVFGLGFGIEAWAFFLEAILIAIYLYGWRRLKPWTHFWLGLPLPLAALMGAFGIVAANAWMNTPRGFTLDASGRPVNVNVRQAVFTPMFGPEYWHFVVGVVLTAGYVVAGVYAVGLLRGRRDRYHRLGFTVPFTVAAILTPVQFVLGDSIARSVFHKQPVKFAATELVWKTDTHVPEYLFGRLHADGSISGGIKIPQLDSILAGFRPATEVTGLTSVPASDRPTVIQATIAHWAFDIMVTVGSLLVLLALWYGWCWLRRRELPRSPWFFRCAALAGAACLLTVECGWITTEVGRQPWIVYQNMRVSEAVTGTRAASLWTMFGIVVVVYVLVLGSFLTLLVKMSHRWRLADEGASADAAAEDLEGDTPYGPRPLSTTGSGDRGDQ, from the coding sequence ATGGCCTTCACCCTGGCCTCCCACATCCTGCTCGTACCCTTCGGCGTGGCCCTGCCCGCCATCACACTCCTCATGCACTACCGCGGGCTGCGCAAGGGCGACGCCGTAGCCCTGCTGCTCGCACGGCGCTGGTCGGCGGTCATGGCCGTGCAGTTCGCGATCGGCATCGTGACGGGCACCGTGCTCTCCTTCGAGTTCGGTCTGCTGTGGCCGGGGATGATGGGCCGGTGGGGAGATGTCTTCGGCCTCGGCTTCGGGATCGAGGCCTGGGCGTTCTTCCTCGAGGCGATCCTCATCGCCATCTACCTGTACGGCTGGCGCCGGCTCAAGCCGTGGACGCACTTCTGGCTCGGCCTGCCCCTGCCGCTGGCCGCCCTGATGGGGGCGTTCGGCATCGTGGCCGCGAACGCCTGGATGAACACCCCGCGCGGCTTCACTCTCGACGCGTCCGGCAGGCCGGTGAACGTCAATGTGCGGCAGGCGGTCTTCACACCGATGTTCGGCCCCGAGTACTGGCACTTCGTGGTCGGCGTGGTCCTGACCGCCGGATACGTAGTCGCCGGGGTGTACGCGGTCGGTCTGCTGCGCGGCCGCCGGGACCGCTACCACCGGCTCGGCTTCACCGTGCCGTTCACCGTCGCCGCCATCCTCACCCCCGTCCAGTTCGTGCTCGGGGACTCCATCGCCCGCTCCGTCTTCCACAAGCAGCCCGTGAAGTTCGCGGCCACCGAGCTCGTGTGGAAGACCGACACCCACGTACCGGAGTACCTCTTCGGACGTCTGCATGCCGACGGATCGATCTCCGGCGGGATCAAGATCCCCCAACTGGACTCGATCCTTGCCGGATTCAGACCGGCCACCGAGGTGACCGGACTGACATCCGTCCCGGCGAGCGACCGCCCGACGGTGATTCAGGCCACGATCGCCCACTGGGCGTTCGACATCATGGTGACCGTCGGAAGCCTGCTCGTACTGCTCGCGCTCTGGTACGGCTGGTGCTGGCTGCGGCGTCGTGAACTGCCCCGGTCGCCCTGGTTCTTCCGGTGTGCCGCCCTCGCCGGCGCCGCGTGTCTGCTGACCGTGGAGTGCGGCTGGATCACGACCGAGGTGGGCCGACAGCCCTGGATCGTCTACCAGAACATGCGGGTCTCGGAGGCGGTCACGGGCACCCGCGCCGCGTCCCTGTGGACGATGTTCGGCATCGTCGTGGTGGTCTACGTCCTCGTCCTCGGTTCCTTCCTGACCCTCCTTGTGAAGATGAGCCACCGCTGGCGGCTGGCCGACGAGGGCGCGTCCGCGGATGCCGCCGCCGAGGACCTGGAGGGCGACACTCCTTACGGGCCCCGCCCGTTGTCGACCACCGGCAGCGGAGACAGGGGAGACCAATGA
- a CDS encoding GAP family protein, protein MVLDLVLIGLAIAVNPFSVTAFVLVLSARGGIWNGLAFVLTWLASFVAIIAVVLLMTGGKPPPPKSAPSTAALAAKLAIGVGLVWYGERTRRRRGRRHKSPGMMSRLDQMSPWTAAGLALFLQPWGLVAAGAATVVEADLSHAASYAALMGYCLLASSSLLAMEIYATFAPDSSRVRLGRLRTWLEGHQDQAIVTVCLLLGLWLVGKSIYQLTTSA, encoded by the coding sequence ATGGTCCTTGACCTGGTCCTCATCGGTCTGGCGATCGCCGTGAACCCGTTCTCGGTCACCGCGTTCGTGCTGGTGCTGTCCGCGCGGGGCGGGATCTGGAACGGGCTGGCCTTCGTCCTCACCTGGCTGGCCAGTTTCGTCGCGATCATCGCCGTGGTGCTGCTCATGACCGGCGGGAAACCGCCGCCGCCCAAGTCGGCGCCCTCCACGGCCGCCCTGGCCGCCAAACTGGCCATCGGCGTCGGTCTCGTCTGGTACGGGGAGCGCACCCGCCGCAGGAGGGGCAGGCGGCACAAGTCCCCCGGGATGATGTCCCGGCTCGACCAGATGTCCCCGTGGACGGCGGCCGGGCTGGCGCTGTTCCTCCAGCCCTGGGGGCTGGTGGCCGCCGGTGCCGCCACCGTGGTGGAGGCGGACCTCTCCCACGCCGCCTCGTACGCGGCGCTGATGGGCTACTGCCTGCTGGCCAGCTCCAGCCTGCTGGCCATGGAGATCTACGCGACTTTCGCCCCCGACTCGTCCCGCGTACGGCTCGGGCGGCTGCGGACGTGGCTGGAGGGCCATCAGGACCAGGCGATCGTGACGGTGTGCCTGCTGCTGGGGCTGTGGCTGGTGGGCAAGAGCATCTACCAGCTGACCACCTCAGCCTGA
- a CDS encoding GMC oxidoreductase — MTDAQHYDVIVVGTGAGGGTIAHRLAATGKRILLLERGDYLPRERDNWDSTAVFVKGKYRAPEFWFDKHGNQFPPEVNYYVGGNTKFYGAALFRLRPEDFGELRHHDGISPAWPLSYEELEPYYTQAEHLYLVHGRHGEDPTEGPTSAQYAYPPVQHEPRIQQLSHDLEKQGLHPFHLPIGVNLTQDDRGRATHTSACIRCDRVDGFPCLVGAKSDAQVICVDPALEYDNVEMLTHADVRRLETDATGRSVTSVVATVGDGGGGGGGGGSTVEFSADIVVVACGAVNSAVLLLRSANDRHPQGLANSSDVVGRHYMRHNNLALMAVSREPNDTRFQKTLALHDWYLGSDDWEYPLGGIQMLGKSDSEQIHGEAPRWAGAVSPDMPFEVLAHHAVDFWLCGEDLPTPDNRVTLDRDGGIHLALDEKNNIGGLNHLRHKLQGMLGHLGMHEHHLLSRSIYLHKGMPIGATAHQAGTVRFGRDPADSALDVDCKAHDLDNLYVVDTSFFPSIGAVNPSLTAIANALRVGDRIADRLR; from the coding sequence ATGACCGACGCACAGCACTACGACGTCATCGTTGTCGGCACCGGTGCGGGCGGTGGCACGATAGCCCACCGCCTGGCGGCCACGGGGAAACGGATCCTCCTTCTCGAACGCGGGGACTATCTTCCTCGTGAACGCGACAACTGGGATTCCACCGCCGTCTTCGTCAAAGGGAAATACCGCGCGCCGGAATTCTGGTTCGACAAACACGGAAACCAGTTCCCGCCCGAGGTCAATTACTACGTGGGCGGCAACACCAAGTTCTACGGCGCCGCGCTCTTCCGTCTGCGCCCCGAGGACTTCGGCGAGCTACGCCACCACGACGGCATCTCCCCCGCCTGGCCACTGAGCTACGAGGAACTCGAGCCGTACTACACCCAGGCCGAGCATCTCTACCTCGTGCACGGCCGGCACGGCGAGGATCCGACCGAGGGTCCCACCAGCGCCCAGTACGCGTATCCGCCGGTCCAGCACGAGCCGCGCATCCAACAGCTCAGCCACGACCTGGAGAAGCAGGGGCTGCACCCCTTCCACCTCCCGATCGGGGTGAACCTCACCCAGGACGACCGGGGTCGGGCCACGCACACCAGCGCCTGCATCCGCTGCGACCGTGTCGACGGCTTCCCCTGCCTGGTCGGCGCGAAGTCCGACGCACAGGTCATCTGTGTCGACCCCGCCCTGGAATATGACAACGTCGAGATGCTCACCCATGCGGATGTACGGCGCCTGGAGACGGACGCGACCGGCCGCAGCGTCACCTCGGTCGTCGCGACGGTCGGGGACGGGGGCGGGGGCGGGGGCGGGGGCGGCTCGACCGTGGAGTTCAGCGCGGACATCGTGGTCGTCGCCTGCGGCGCCGTCAACTCCGCCGTCCTGCTGCTGCGTTCGGCGAACGACCGGCATCCGCAGGGGCTGGCCAACAGCTCGGATGTCGTGGGCCGGCACTACATGCGGCACAACAACCTCGCCCTGATGGCCGTGTCCAGGGAACCGAACGACACCAGGTTCCAGAAGACCCTGGCCCTGCACGACTGGTACCTGGGATCCGACGACTGGGAGTATCCCCTCGGCGGCATCCAGATGCTCGGCAAGTCCGACTCCGAACAGATCCACGGCGAGGCGCCCCGCTGGGCCGGGGCCGTCTCTCCCGACATGCCCTTCGAGGTACTGGCCCACCACGCGGTCGACTTCTGGCTGTGCGGAGAGGACCTGCCCACCCCCGACAACCGCGTCACGCTGGACCGGGACGGCGGCATCCACCTGGCCCTGGACGAGAAGAACAACATCGGCGGACTGAACCACCTGCGGCACAAACTGCAGGGCATGCTCGGCCACTTGGGCATGCACGAACACCATCTCCTGTCGCGGAGCATCTACCTGCACAAGGGCATGCCCATCGGCGCCACGGCGCATCAGGCGGGCACCGTCCGCTTCGGCCGCGACCCCGCCGACTCCGCCCTCGACGTCGACTGCAAGGCCCACGACCTCGACAACCTGTACGTCGTCGACACGAGCTTCTTCCCGAGCATCGGAGCGGTCAATCCGTCGCTGACGGCCATCGCCAACGCCCTGCGTGTCGGTGATCGCATCGCGGACCGACTGCGATGA
- a CDS encoding DUF389 domain-containing protein, with the protein MDMIHVRAVCPPDLTQRTMSLLGDEPCALNLVLQTGSVRNPDGDAIECDVLTGAANEVLRGLRDLGLERHGSIVLDPVDTVFSEHAARTGAEQLGALPSAPVWAQVEARIRAEGRYPPSFYLFLVIAGLIGAVGIITNSQILIVAAMVVGPEYGAITSVALAIDRGSRPRIQLGLSALLVGFVLAVAATFLFSLLVRGFGLQPRAFELGVRPVSNLINTPNFFSAVVAVLAGVVGIVSLAEARTSALLGVFISVTTIPAGADIGVSCAFGSWDEAWGSLLQLLLNIVVLILVGTGTLKCQRAIWRRVGERRHLREVRRTA; encoded by the coding sequence ATGGACATGATTCATGTCCGCGCGGTGTGCCCGCCGGATCTCACGCAACGCACCATGTCCCTGCTGGGCGACGAGCCGTGCGCCTTGAACCTGGTCCTCCAGACGGGCAGCGTACGCAACCCCGACGGTGACGCCATCGAGTGCGACGTCCTGACCGGGGCCGCGAACGAGGTGTTGCGCGGCCTGCGGGACCTGGGCCTGGAGCGCCACGGCTCCATCGTCCTCGATCCGGTGGACACGGTGTTCTCGGAACACGCCGCGAGGACCGGGGCCGAGCAGCTCGGGGCCCTGCCGAGCGCACCCGTGTGGGCGCAGGTGGAGGCGCGGATCCGGGCCGAGGGCAGATACCCCCCGAGCTTCTACCTCTTCCTGGTCATCGCCGGGCTCATCGGCGCGGTGGGCATCATCACCAACTCCCAGATCCTCATCGTCGCGGCCATGGTGGTCGGACCCGAGTACGGGGCGATCACCAGCGTCGCCCTCGCGATCGACCGCGGCTCCCGGCCGAGAATCCAGCTGGGCCTGTCGGCCCTGCTGGTGGGCTTCGTGCTGGCCGTTGCCGCGACCTTCCTCTTCTCGCTGCTCGTCCGGGGCTTCGGGCTCCAGCCGAGGGCCTTCGAACTGGGTGTCAGGCCCGTCTCGAATCTGATCAACACCCCCAACTTCTTCTCGGCCGTGGTGGCGGTGCTGGCCGGCGTCGTCGGCATCGTCTCACTGGCCGAGGCCCGGACCAGCGCACTGCTCGGCGTCTTCATCTCGGTGACCACCATTCCGGCCGGGGCCGACATCGGGGTCTCGTGCGCGTTCGGCAGCTGGGACGAGGCCTGGGGGTCGCTGCTCCAACTCCTGCTCAACATCGTCGTACTGATCCTGGTCGGGACCGGCACGCTCAAGTGCCAGCGGGCGATCTGGCGGCGGGTGGGCGAACGCCGGCACCTGCGCGAGGTCAGGCGGACGGCGTAG
- a CDS encoding cytochrome d ubiquinol oxidase subunit II has translation MIADVVAWVLLAAVAAYACAGGTDYGAGFWDLVAGGAERGKRPRWLIDHAMEPVWETNNVWLIFVLVIMWTGFPVLFQTVFSAMWLPLALAAVGLVLRGAGFALRKPTRRLARRRVYGAAFAVSSLLTPFFLGAAVGGIATGRVAPGTQASADAWSNGTSVIAGLLTVAATAFLGAVFLTADARRFDAPDLVGYFRLRAWCSLVVLAVLGIVGLAVTHDDAPYVHDGLTGGTALVLVLIAVVCALTTAWLLYHVATGWARVTAIGSVALVVVAWGLAQRPYLIPTSLTVSQAAGASTTLRWLMLVTVIAVVLVGPPLVLLYRLDTRGALQPLTEGDLRQTAPGREPENP, from the coding sequence ATGATCGCGGACGTCGTCGCCTGGGTGCTGCTGGCCGCGGTGGCCGCCTACGCGTGTGCCGGTGGCACGGACTACGGCGCCGGATTCTGGGACCTCGTCGCGGGCGGCGCCGAACGCGGCAAGCGCCCCAGATGGCTCATCGACCACGCCATGGAACCCGTGTGGGAGACCAACAACGTCTGGCTGATCTTCGTCCTGGTCATCATGTGGACCGGGTTCCCGGTCCTGTTCCAGACGGTCTTCTCCGCCATGTGGCTCCCGCTGGCACTCGCGGCTGTGGGACTCGTCCTGCGCGGTGCCGGTTTCGCCCTGCGCAAGCCCACGCGGCGCCTCGCCCGGCGCAGGGTCTACGGCGCCGCCTTCGCCGTCTCCTCGCTGCTGACCCCCTTCTTCCTCGGCGCGGCGGTCGGGGGGATCGCCACGGGCCGGGTGGCTCCCGGCACGCAGGCGTCCGCCGACGCCTGGTCCAACGGGACCTCCGTGATCGCCGGGCTGCTCACCGTCGCCGCGACCGCCTTCCTCGGGGCGGTGTTCCTGACCGCCGACGCCCGCCGCTTCGACGCCCCCGACCTCGTCGGCTACTTCCGGCTGCGGGCCTGGTGCAGTCTCGTCGTCCTCGCCGTGCTGGGGATCGTCGGCCTCGCCGTGACCCACGACGACGCGCCGTACGTCCACGACGGGCTGACCGGCGGAACCGCTCTCGTCCTCGTGCTCATCGCCGTCGTCTGCGCGTTGACCACCGCCTGGCTGCTGTACCACGTCGCGACGGGATGGGCGAGGGTCACCGCGATCGGCAGCGTGGCCCTCGTCGTCGTGGCCTGGGGACTGGCCCAGCGTCCCTATCTCATCCCCACCTCACTGACCGTGTCCCAGGCGGCCGGCGCGTCGACGACGCTGCGCTGGCTGATGCTGGTCACGGTCATCGCTGTGGTGCTCGTCGGGCCGCCGCTCGTCCTGCTCTACCGGCTGGACACCCGCGGGGCCCTCCAACCCCTCACCGAGGGGGATCTGCGGCAGACGGCACCGGGCCGGGAACCCGAGAACCCGTGA
- a CDS encoding cyclase family protein → MPMPDELSEAEFRSLYRQLRGMASGGGTRRGALDTITAEQVLAAVREVRSGRTVSLAAPVETRVEPDDADPAEHRLTAPAGGEPVPEGLDFARDRFAMNVHGDVDSHLDALCHVIYDGTLHGGIPAADALSPEGARVLSVELARDGIVGRGVLLDIPRVHGVSWLEPGSNVTAEDLTAAETRQGLRVGRGDILLVRVGHRRRREELGPWDVAVARAGLHPTAMEFVADREVAVLGSDGNNDTAPSAVRGVAFPVHVLAVHALGLHLLDYLRFEDLAPICAREGRWSFLCVIAPLRLPAATGSPVNPLAIL, encoded by the coding sequence ATGCCGATGCCCGACGAGCTGAGCGAGGCCGAGTTCCGGTCGCTCTACCGCCAACTGCGCGGCATGGCCTCCGGCGGCGGCACGCGCCGGGGCGCCCTGGACACGATCACCGCGGAACAGGTGCTGGCGGCCGTCCGCGAGGTGCGCTCGGGACGCACGGTGTCGCTCGCCGCCCCCGTGGAGACCCGTGTCGAACCCGACGACGCCGATCCGGCCGAGCACCGGCTCACCGCTCCGGCCGGCGGCGAACCGGTCCCGGAGGGCCTGGACTTCGCGCGGGACCGCTTCGCCATGAACGTGCACGGCGATGTGGACAGTCACCTCGACGCGCTGTGCCATGTCATCTACGACGGCACGCTGCACGGCGGAATACCGGCTGCGGACGCGCTGTCGCCGGAGGGTGCGAGGGTCCTGTCCGTCGAGCTGGCCCGTGACGGCATCGTCGGACGCGGGGTCCTCCTCGACATACCCCGGGTGCACGGCGTCTCCTGGCTCGAACCCGGATCGAATGTGACCGCCGAGGACCTGACCGCCGCCGAGACCCGGCAGGGGCTGCGGGTCGGCCGCGGCGACATCCTGCTCGTACGGGTCGGACACCGCCGGCGCCGCGAGGAGCTGGGCCCCTGGGACGTGGCCGTCGCCCGTGCCGGACTCCATCCGACGGCGATGGAGTTCGTGGCCGACCGGGAGGTGGCGGTGCTCGGCAGTGACGGCAACAACGACACGGCCCCGAGCGCGGTGCGAGGGGTCGCGTTCCCGGTGCATGTGCTCGCCGTCCACGCCTTGGGGCTGCATCTGCTCGACTATCTGCGCTTCGAGGACCTCGCGCCGATCTGCGCGCGGGAAGGCCGCTGGTCGTTCCTGTGCGTGATCGCCCCGCTCCGGCTGCCCGCGGCCACCGGCTCGCCCGTCAATCCCCTGGCGATCCTGTGA
- a CDS encoding gluconokinase, which translates to MTGGGAGRGEGDGKRPPIIVVLGVSGSGKTTFGQAIAVGLGLTFVEGDDFHPAANIAKMTSGHALDDADRAPWLRALSDRIRRSAEAREGLVVACSALKRAYRDEFREAGGPPLRYLYLALDRATARDRVSRRTGHFMPARLVDSQFETLEPLEPDEPGLTLDATAALPANLARVRAAVEHCAERPGH; encoded by the coding sequence GTGACCGGGGGCGGCGCCGGACGCGGTGAAGGGGACGGGAAAAGGCCGCCGATCATAGTGGTCCTGGGCGTGTCCGGATCCGGGAAGACCACCTTCGGCCAAGCGATCGCCGTAGGACTCGGCCTGACGTTCGTCGAGGGCGACGACTTCCACCCCGCGGCGAACATCGCGAAGATGACCTCCGGCCACGCCCTGGACGACGCCGACCGCGCGCCCTGGCTGCGTGCCCTCTCCGACCGCATCCGTCGCTCCGCCGAGGCCCGCGAGGGACTGGTCGTCGCCTGTTCGGCCCTCAAGCGCGCCTATCGTGACGAGTTCCGGGAGGCCGGGGGGCCGCCGTTGCGGTACCTGTACCTCGCCCTGGACCGGGCGACGGCCCGGGACCGGGTGTCCCGGCGCACCGGCCACTTCATGCCCGCCCGGCTGGTCGACTCGCAGTTCGAGACGCTGGAGCCGCTGGAGCCGGACGAGCCGGGCCTGACCCTGGATGCCACGGCCGCCCTTCCGGCGAACCTCGCCCGGGTGCGGGCCGCCGTCGAGCACTGCGCCGAGCGCCCTGGCCACTGA
- a CDS encoding SHOCT domain-containing protein, with protein MPGLLRGVARTAVVAGTATAVSNRVSRRQQGRWAQQEYQEAPPQPAPAAPPPPPAPSADDMSSRIDQLKQLGELKAQGVLTEAEFEEQKRRILG; from the coding sequence GTGCCAGGTCTCCTTCGCGGGGTCGCCCGCACAGCCGTGGTGGCCGGTACCGCGACCGCCGTGTCGAACCGTGTGTCACGCCGTCAGCAGGGGCGATGGGCTCAGCAGGAGTACCAGGAGGCCCCGCCACAGCCCGCGCCCGCCGCGCCGCCCCCGCCGCCCGCCCCGTCGGCCGACGACATGAGCAGCAGGATCGATCAGCTGAAGCAACTCGGGGAACTCAAGGCCCAGGGTGTCCTGACCGAGGCCGAATTCGAGGAGCAGAAGCGCAGGATCCTTGGGTAG
- a CDS encoding SDR family oxidoreductase has translation METSGSDGRQPLAFPLLKGQKALVTGANSGIGKATAIGLGRVGADVVVNYVSGRDAAEEVVREIEGFGVRAYAHEADVSQEDQVVDMVSRMVEEFGTIDVMVANAGLQRDAPVTEMTMAQWQKVLDVNLTGQFLCAREATKEFLRRGVVPEVSRSAGKIICMSSVHQIIPWAGHVNYASSKGGVQMLMATLAQELAPQGIRVNAVAPGAIRTPINRDAWDTPEAEADLLRLIPYRRVGDPDDIANAVAALASDLFDYVVGTTIYVDGGMTLFPGFATGG, from the coding sequence GTGGAAACCAGCGGCAGTGACGGTCGCCAACCCCTTGCCTTCCCTCTCCTCAAGGGGCAGAAGGCGCTGGTGACGGGCGCGAATTCCGGGATCGGCAAGGCCACCGCCATCGGCCTCGGCCGGGTGGGCGCCGACGTGGTGGTGAACTACGTGTCCGGGCGGGACGCCGCGGAAGAGGTCGTGCGCGAGATCGAGGGCTTCGGGGTGCGCGCCTACGCGCACGAGGCGGACGTGTCGCAGGAGGACCAGGTCGTCGACATGGTGTCCCGCATGGTCGAGGAGTTCGGGACCATCGACGTCATGGTGGCGAACGCCGGGCTCCAGCGCGACGCTCCCGTCACCGAGATGACCATGGCCCAGTGGCAGAAGGTGCTGGACGTCAATCTGACCGGACAGTTCCTGTGCGCCCGCGAAGCGACCAAGGAGTTCCTGCGGCGGGGCGTCGTCCCCGAGGTCTCCCGTTCGGCCGGGAAGATCATCTGCATGAGTTCGGTCCACCAGATCATCCCGTGGGCGGGCCATGTGAACTACGCGTCGTCCAAGGGCGGGGTGCAGATGCTCATGGCGACCCTCGCGCAGGAGCTCGCGCCGCAGGGGATCCGGGTGAACGCCGTCGCTCCGGGCGCGATTCGCACGCCCATCAACCGCGACGCCTGGGACACCCCGGAGGCCGAGGCCGATCTCCTCCGGCTCATCCCCTACCGCCGTGTGGGCGACCCGGACGACATCGCGAACGCGGTGGCCGCGCTTGCGTCCGACCTCTTCGACTACGTCGTGGGCACCACGATCTACGTGGACGGCGGAATGACGCTGTTCCCCGGTTTCGCCACCGGCGGCTGA
- a CDS encoding DUF7144 family membrane protein has product MTTTGMHQRHETGSGGPWASSWTAFAAVMMIFGGVMAIFEGISAIAEDDVFVLTRNYAYNFNLTSWGWIHLSLGVLVVLAGAALFTGAMWARVVGITLAGLSMIANFMWLPYYPVWAIVLIAVDAFVIWALCVGMSRQPRTE; this is encoded by the coding sequence ATGACCACGACTGGAATGCACCAGCGACACGAGACCGGGAGCGGCGGACCGTGGGCGTCCAGCTGGACCGCCTTCGCCGCAGTCATGATGATCTTCGGCGGAGTGATGGCGATATTCGAGGGAATCTCCGCCATCGCCGAGGACGATGTCTTCGTCCTCACCCGCAACTACGCCTACAACTTCAATCTGACGAGTTGGGGCTGGATCCACCTCTCCCTCGGCGTCCTGGTCGTCCTCGCCGGCGCCGCCCTGTTCACCGGAGCGATGTGGGCACGCGTGGTCGGAATCACCCTGGCAGGCCTGTCGATGATCGCCAACTTCATGTGGCTGCCGTACTACCCCGTCTGGGCCATCGTGCTGATCGCCGTGGACGCCTTCGTCATCTGGGCGCTGTGCGTCGGAATGAGCCGGCAGCCCCGCACCGAGTAG
- a CDS encoding YhjD/YihY/BrkB family envelope integrity protein has product MRAGRGSGSPTDGRTSRLRGRAAELGARLRRLRGTTEERFPAVTRLTSHLIAVNLLDSATRLAAQVFLTAVPLLFVVASFAPQAVRSEFVSSLHDVFGINGSSEQELKKIFQANPADLQQSVGVVGSLMVLLSATACSRAMQRLCQRAWRLPSASPRIAAWRWLVWIAVWLFILALQGPLRTGFGAGAWLGLPLVLVAQVGVWWWTQHLLLAARVPWLPLLPGSLLTGVALTALTVVAKLYVPSALNRSLDRYGSLGAVFTVLSWLIGLCVVIAAGITAGAVIAREPAVSRRLGSPE; this is encoded by the coding sequence ATGCGCGCAGGCAGAGGATCCGGCTCGCCCACCGACGGCAGGACGAGCCGCCTGCGCGGGCGGGCGGCGGAGCTGGGGGCGCGGCTACGGCGGCTGCGCGGCACCACCGAGGAGCGCTTCCCGGCGGTCACCCGCCTCACCTCGCACCTGATCGCGGTGAACCTGCTCGACTCCGCGACCCGGCTGGCGGCCCAGGTCTTCCTGACCGCCGTTCCGCTGCTCTTCGTGGTCGCCTCCTTCGCCCCGCAGGCAGTGCGCAGCGAGTTCGTCTCCTCCCTGCACGACGTCTTCGGTATCAACGGCTCCTCCGAACAGGAGCTGAAGAAGATCTTCCAGGCCAATCCCGCGGACCTTCAGCAGAGCGTCGGGGTGGTCGGCTCACTGATGGTGCTGCTCTCCGCCACGGCGTGCAGCCGGGCGATGCAACGCCTGTGTCAACGCGCCTGGCGGCTGCCGAGCGCGAGCCCACGGATCGCCGCCTGGAGATGGCTCGTGTGGATCGCGGTCTGGCTGTTCATCCTCGCCCTGCAGGGACCGCTGCGCACCGGATTCGGCGCGGGAGCGTGGCTGGGCCTGCCGCTCGTGCTGGTCGCCCAGGTGGGCGTCTGGTGGTGGACCCAGCACTTGCTCCTCGCCGCGCGCGTCCCCTGGCTGCCCCTGCTGCCCGGTTCGCTCCTGACCGGGGTGGCCCTGACCGCGCTGACGGTGGTCGCCAAGCTGTACGTGCCCAGCGCGCTCAACCGCAGCCTGGACCGCTACGGGTCGCTGGGTGCGGTCTTCACGGTGTTGTCATGGCTGATCGGGCTCTGTGTCGTCATCGCCGCCGGGATCACCGCCGGCGCGGTCATCGCCCGGGAACCCGCGGTGTCCCGACGCCTCGGCTCACCCGAATAG